The nucleotide sequence CGGATACGGACGACATGCGCGAGGCCAAGAGCATCGAGATTTGCCGATTGTTGCGTGCGGCGGGCGCCAGGCTCCACCTCTACGATCCTGTTGCGATGGAAAACGCCAAGCGCATCATCGGGGAAGACGGAATCATCTACCACGCAAATGCCTACGATGCGGCGTCCGGGGCGGATGCGGCGGTGATCGTCACCGAATGGCGTGAATTTTCTCAACTCGATCTCCGGCGCCTGAAATCTTCCTTGAAGACACCCATACTTTTCGACGGAAGAAATATTTACTCGCTGGAAAAGGTGGCGAGAGCCGGAATCGAATATCATAGTATCGGCCGTCCCTCGTATTTTCCGGAATAAATTGACAATGCGGATTGTCGTTACTGGCGGCGCCGGATTCATCGGCCATCACTTGTGCCGCAATTTTCTCGGGCGTGGCGATGAAGTTGTCTGTATCGATAATTTTATCTCCAGTGAGAGAGGACGGAT is from bacterium and encodes:
- a CDS encoding UDP binding domain-containing protein, which gives rise to DTDDMREAKSIEICRLLRAAGARLHLYDPVAMENAKRIIGEDGIIYHANAYDAASGADAAVIVTEWREFSQLDLRRLKSSLKTPILFDGRNIYSLEKVARAGIEYHSIGRPSYFPE